The genomic segment TTTCGCCGGCTACACGGTCAAGGTCCGCTTGCTGCTGCGGAACATCCAGACAGATAACATGTGCGCCATCACGTGCCAATACATGAGCAATCGCTTCACCAATACCACGGCTCGCACCGGTCACTACAGCAGTTTTACCCGCTAATGGTTTAGTCCAGTCCACATCCACTTTTTCAGCAGGTGAAACACGGATCACCTGACCAGAAACATAGGCAGAACGTGGAGAAACTGCAAAACGTAAAGCAGACTCAAGGTTTGCTTCAGCACCGGCATCTACATAGATCAGGTTCGCTGCAATACCCTTTTTAAACTCTTTACCCACAGATTTTACAAAACCTTCCAGTGCGCGTTGAGCAATTGACTGACTGACTGATTTAGCAGTTTCAGGCGTAGTCCCCACAATCACGACACGGCCAGAACTTTGGATTTGACGCGCAATCGGGTTGAAGAAATCATAAAGTGATTTTAACTGTTCTGAATTTTCGATTCCTGAAGCATCAAAAATGACAACTTTGAATTTTGATTCTTTATCGCCCGGATTAAACGCGCCCAGATTCAGTCCAGCCGATGCAGCAGCCTGTTGCAGTTCAGCATTGTTACCTGCATAACTATTGGCATGAATATTTGCCAGAACCTGAGCAATAGCACCAGTCAAGGTACTTGCCGGTGCTGCTCCAAACAATACCGCACCTTTGACAACTGGTGTAGCAGACTCAAAACGGTCTAAAGAAGTTGGGGATGGCAGACCCAAATTTTTAATGACAAATTTACCAATAGGAGATTTTGCAAAAGTTTGGTACTGATCAGTCATGTTTATTATCTCTCATACAAATTAATTTTTGGTTGATCTAAAGTTATCCTTAAACTTCAGTATGATGCCAGACACTTATATTTCAATAGATCTACCAGTTTCCGCCCAATCATACTTGAGATAACAGGCAGATGACTTGACCTAAGCGCAGTCTGTAATGTCATTGTAGTCAATACAGCCTATCTTCTTCTATGCTAATGTAACCGCCAAGAAGACGATCTATTTGCCTGGTAAAGCCTTATGAGCAAAACAACTCAAGATAATCCAGCAGTCGAGAACTCTGCGACAGAAACTGTGTCAAAACCATCAACGCGTAGCAAGCGTAGCACTAAAAATCCTGATACAGCCAATGCCGCAGAAAAAAGTCCGGCTAAAACCACACGTACACGCAGTACATCTGCACGTACCAAAAAAACGACTTCAAGCCAACAAGATTCAGCATCTATAACACAGACTTCTGTTCAACAGGAACCAAACATGAGCCAAAATACAGTTCGCCGCGTTGCTATTATCGGTGGTAACCGCATTCCATTTGCACGTTCTAACGGTGCTTACTTTACGGCATCCAATACTGATATGTTCACAGCAGCCCTGAATGGTCTGGTTGAACGTTTTAACCTTCAAGGTCAACGCTTAGGTGAAGTGGTTGCAGGTGCTGTACTGAAACACAGCCGCGACTTCAACATGACGCGTGAATGTGTACTAAATACGGCTCTTGCACCGGAAACCCCTGCTTATGACATTCAGCAAGCATGTGGTACTGGCCTTCAAGCGGCATTTCTGGTCGCGAACAAGATTGCTTTAGGTCAAATCGAAGTGGGGATCGCAGGCGGTGTAGATACGACTTCTGATGCACCAATCGCTTTCGGTGATGGCTTACGTAAAGCATTACTTGAGCTGAACATTGCGAAAACGGCGAAAGACCGTTTAAAAGCACTGACTAAAATCAATGTGAAAGACCTGATGGACGCACCAAAAAATGGTGAGCCACGTACTGGTCTGTCTATGGGCGACCATCAGGCGATTACTACACTGGAATGGGGTATTTCCCGTGAAGCGCAAGATGAGTTGGCTGCTTCTTCACACCAGAAAATGGCAGCAGCCTATGAAGAAGGTTTCTTTGATGACCTGGTGACTCCATTCTTGGGTCTTGAACGTGACAACAACTTACGTCCAGATTCTTCAGTTGAAAAACTGGCGAAACTAAAGCCTGCTTTTGGTAAAGGCGATGCACGTACCATGACAGCGGGTAACTC from the Acinetobacter sp. YWS30-1 genome contains:
- a CDS encoding 3-oxoacyl-ACP reductase, with amino-acid sequence MTDQYQTFAKSPIGKFVIKNLGLPSPTSLDRFESATPVVKGAVLFGAAPASTLTGAIAQVLANIHANSYAGNNAELQQAAASAGLNLGAFNPGDKESKFKVVIFDASGIENSEQLKSLYDFFNPIARQIQSSGRVVIVGTTPETAKSVSQSIAQRALEGFVKSVGKEFKKGIAANLIYVDAGAEANLESALRFAVSPRSAYVSGQVIRVSPAEKVDVDWTKPLAGKTAVVTGASRGIGEAIAHVLARDGAHVICLDVPQQQADLDRVAGEIGGSTLAIDITAADAGEKIKAAAAEQGGLDIIVHNAGITRDKTLANMKPELWDLVININLSAIERVNDYLISNDGLNANGRIICVSSISGIAGNLGQTNYAASKAGVIGVVKFTAPTLKNGITINAVAPGFIETQMTAAIPFAIREAGRRMNSMSQGGLPVDVAETIAMFASTASTGLNGNVVRVCGQSLLGA
- a CDS encoding acetyl-CoA C-acetyltransferase; the protein is MSKTTQDNPAVENSATETVSKPSTRSKRSTKNPDTANAAEKSPAKTTRTRSTSARTKKTTSSQQDSASITQTSVQQEPNMSQNTVRRVAIIGGNRIPFARSNGAYFTASNTDMFTAALNGLVERFNLQGQRLGEVVAGAVLKHSRDFNMTRECVLNTALAPETPAYDIQQACGTGLQAAFLVANKIALGQIEVGIAGGVDTTSDAPIAFGDGLRKALLELNIAKTAKDRLKALTKINVKDLMDAPKNGEPRTGLSMGDHQAITTLEWGISREAQDELAASSHQKMAAAYEEGFFDDLVTPFLGLERDNNLRPDSSVEKLAKLKPAFGKGDARTMTAGNSTPLTDGASCVLLASEEWAKANGHEVLAYLTFQETTAVDFVEKKEGLLMAPAYAVPRMLERAGLKLQDFDYYEIHEAFASQVLSTLKAWEDPKFCKERLGLDAPLGSIDRAKLNVKGSSLAAGHPFAATGGRIIATAAKLINQKGSGRVLVSICAAGGQGVTAIIEK